A single genomic interval of Eleutherodactylus coqui strain aEleCoq1 chromosome 3, aEleCoq1.hap1, whole genome shotgun sequence harbors:
- the LOC136619894 gene encoding speedy protein 1-A-like, translating into MDAIIKFLRFLFGRDDVGSSFPGRGEDSGRTRKRERSPCDEEVQERPQKRRKEDRSLQQEEMAVFFRVLDDPNIRTFLTLDSCMRISDKYLLAMVFVYFIRAGLQTEEYHKNFFAALFLANQMEEEVGFRHEIYQWAFGYTWMEKRQQILHDRNLLLLRIGFRALVDRDTCEQVMAVDPLHWAWRRERPIHHSRAFPMLRRNVQQVNTYGPWSSLPPCMLCRTMHLSLHARGKFEDQDE; encoded by the exons ATGGACGCCATCATCAAGTTTCTGCGATTCTTGTTTGGGAGAGACGACGTGGGATCCAG CTTCCCAGGAAGAGGAGAAGACAGCGGCCGGACGAGGAAGAGAGAGCGCAGTCCGTGCGACGAAGAGGTCCAAGAGCGCCcgcagaagaggaggaaggaggaccgTTCCCTACAGCAGGAGGAGATGGCCGTATTCTTCAGAGTGCTTG ACGACCCAAACATCCGGACATTTCTTACCTTAGACAGCTGTATGAGGATTTCCGACAAG TATCTCCTGGCGATGGTCTTCGTTTATTTCATCAGAGCCGGACTGCAGACCGAGGAATATCATAAGAACTTCTTTGCAGCTCT attCTTAGCCAACCAGATGGAAGAGGAAGTCGGCTTTCGTCACGAGATCTACCAGTGGGCCTTCGGATACACCTGGATGGAGAAGAGACAACAAATCCTTCATGATCGCAACCTGTTGCTCCTCCGGATTGGATTCAGAGCTTTGGTGGACCGGGACACTTGTGAGCAG GTCATGGCAGTAGATCCTCTTCACTGGGCATGGAGAAGAGAGAGGCCCATCCATCACAGCCGCGCCTTTCCCATGTTGAGGAGGAATGTTCAGCAGGTCAACACCTACGGCCCATGGAGCAGCCTTCCACCATGCATGCTTTGTAGGACCATGCATCTCTCACTCCATGCAAGGGGTAAGTTTGAAGATCAAGATGAATGA